A part of Indicator indicator isolate 239-I01 chromosome 15, UM_Iind_1.1, whole genome shotgun sequence genomic DNA contains:
- the TKT gene encoding transketolase isoform X2 produces the protein MSVLFFHTMRYKVQDPRNASNDRFVLSKRQAFTDVATGSLGQGLGAACGMAYTGKFFDRASYRVYCLLGDGELSEGSVWEAMAFAGFYKLDNLVAIFDVNRLGQSDPAPLQHHVEIYQKRCEAFGWHAIIVDGHSVEELCKAFGQAKHQPTAIIAKTFKGKGISGVEDKESWHGKPLPKNMAEQIIQEIDDKIQNKKKLSPALPEEDAPIVNIRNIKMPSPPTYKVGEKWATRKAYGVALAKLGHANDRVIALDGDTKNSTFSELFKKEHPSRYIECYIAEQNMVSIAVGCATRDRTVAFASTFATFFTRAFDQIRMAAISESNINLCGSHCGVSIGEDGPSQMGLEDLCMFRAVPSATVFYPSDAVATEKAVELAANTKGICFIRTSRPENPVIYNNNEDFHIGQAKVVLKSKDDHVTVIGAGVTLHEALAAAEQLRKEKIFVRVIDPFTIKPLDKKTILDSARATKGRIITVEDHYHEGGIGEAVCAAVVGEPGITVSRLAVSHVPRSGKPAELLKMFGIDKDAIVQAVKVAVSKSRNAE, from the exons AGACAAGCATTCACTGATGTGGCCActggatcccttggtcagggtcTTGGTGCTGCATGTGGCATGGCATACACTGGCAAATTCTTTGACAGAGCCAG ctaTCGAGTGTATTGTCTGCTTGGAGATGGAGAGTTGTCTGAAGGCTCCGTTTGGGAGGCAATGGCCTTTGCAGGGTTTTACAAGCTTGATAATCTCGTTGCTATATTTGATGTTAACCGCCTTGGACAAAGTgaccctgctcctctgcagcatcACGTTGAAATTTACCAGAAACGCTGTGAGGCTTTCGG CTGGCATGCTATCATTGTTGATGGACACAGTGTGGAGGAACTTTGCAAAGCTTTTGGCCAGGCCAAACATCAGCCAACAGCTATCATTGCAAAGACTTTCAAAGGCAAAGGCATATCAG GTGTTGAAGATAAGGAAAGCTGGCATGGAAAGCCCCTGCCAAAAAACATGGCAGAACAAATAATTCAGGAAATAGATGACAAAATCCAAAATAAGAAGAAGCtttccccagccctcccagaAGAAGATGCACCTATAGTAAATATTAGAAACATTAAGATGCCATCTCCACCAACTTACAAAGTGGGAGAAAAG TGGGCTACCCGCAAAGCTTATGGTGTTGCACTTGCAAAACTGGGCCATGCTAACGATCGAGTGATTGCTTTGGATGGAGACACAAAGAACTCCACCTTTTCAGAGCTATTTAAGAAAGAACACCCCAGCCGCTACATCGAGTGCTACATTGCTGAGCAGAACATG GTGAGCATTGCAGTTGGTTGTGCCACTCGTGACCGAACTGTGGCTTTTGCCAGCACCTTTGCTACCTTCTTCACACGGGCGTTTGACCAGATCCGTATGGCTGCCATCTCCGAGAGTAACATCAATCTCTGCGGGTCACACTGTGGTGTTTCTATTG GTGAGGATGGGCCATCTCAGATGGGACTGGAGGATCTGTGCATGTTCCGTGCTGTTCCCAGTGCCACTGTATTTTACCCTAGCGATGCTGTAGCCACCGAAAAAGCAGTGGAACTAGCTGCCAACACCAAG GGCATTTGTTTCATAAGAACCAGTCGTCCTGAAAACCCTGTCATTTACAACAACAATGAGGACTTCCATATTGGACAGGCAAAG GTGGTTCTGAAGAGTAAGGATGACCATGTGACTGTGATTGGAGCAGGAGTCACTCTGCATGAGGctcttgctgcagcagagcagctgagaaaag AAAAGATCTTCGTCCGTGTGATTGATCCCTTCACTATAAAACCCCTGGATAAGAAGACAATACTTGACAGTGCAAGAGCAACCAAGGGCAGAATCATCACTGTTGAGGATCATTACCATGAAG GTGGCATTGGAGAAGCAGTGTGTGCTGCAGTAGTGGGTGAGCCTGGTATCACAGTCAGTCGCTTGGCTGTGTCTCATGTACCACGCAGTGGGaagccagcagagctcctgaAGATGTTTGGCATTGACAAAGATGCCATTGTGCAAGCTGTTAAAGTGGCAGTGTCCAAATCAAGAAATGCGGAGTAG
- the TMEM40 gene encoding transmembrane protein 40 has protein sequence MDEDIQDSDEEDLGRYKTEGQLLRGMPAEVVPYRDSEITRREESDEDAYENKIPQLQQWAVRWMGIRKDDWTISLGIGLVTFASLETTGIYFGLVYRIRSVVDSFIPLIAKFRPTAVRKTA, from the exons ATGGATGAAGATATCCAAG ACAGTGATGAGGAAGATTTAGGAAGATACAAGACGGAAGGCCAGTTACTTAGAG GCATGCCAGCAGAGGTTGTTCCCTACAGAGACTCAG AGATTaccagaagagaagaatcaGATGAAGATG catATGAGAACAAGatcccccagctccagcagtgggCAGTGCGGTGGATGGGCATCCGAAAGGACG ATTGGACTATTTCTCTTGGAATTGGTTTAGTCACCTTTGCTTCTCTGGAAACCACTGGGATATACTTTGGTCTAG TGTATCGAATCCGGAGCGTGGTTGACAGCTTCATTCCTCTGATTGCCAAATTCAGGCCAACAG CCGTGAGGAAAACTGCCTAG